Proteins co-encoded in one Meiothermus sp. genomic window:
- a CDS encoding site-specific integrase has translation MPRKRGKGSGTTYYHKGSGRWCAELNLGFDAEGKPLRVRGYHKTRKEAEAWLAEQATLYHKGLLANPSSVTLKDWAMRWLERKEKEVRPRTVELYRQELGYALPSVKNPQARDPLGSLPLQKVTPSHIRSVLDDLGKRYSLRTVRQVRQRLWQVCRDALDMELIHRNPAEPVKIKAPRDQAKTKAGRALELHEVQALLSALDAHSDPRTALSLRLMLACGLRLGEALGLQWQDVDLEAGVLRVSRAYSANRITLPKTHTSARTVPIPRATLERLRAYRDWWRERLGEYPPTGMWVFPGDDPSKPLDYRAPAHLLTRVTKKLGIPHVRVHDLRHSYGSHLLANGAPLELVSERMGHANPNITLGVYRHLLQHERQGFVIDPEDLLQPRAQA, from the coding sequence ATGCCTAGAAAGCGCGGTAAGGGTTCAGGAACAACCTACTACCACAAAGGCTCTGGCCGCTGGTGCGCCGAACTGAACCTGGGCTTTGATGCTGAAGGTAAGCCCCTCCGGGTGCGCGGCTACCACAAGACCCGGAAAGAGGCTGAGGCATGGCTAGCAGAACAGGCCACGCTCTATCACAAGGGGCTGCTTGCCAACCCCTCCAGCGTCACCCTGAAGGACTGGGCCATGCGCTGGCTCGAGCGCAAAGAGAAAGAGGTCAGGCCCAGGACGGTAGAGCTCTACAGGCAAGAGCTAGGCTATGCCCTCCCCAGCGTCAAGAATCCCCAGGCCCGCGACCCCCTGGGTAGCCTGCCCTTGCAGAAAGTCACCCCTTCCCACATCCGGTCAGTGCTGGATGACCTGGGCAAACGCTACAGCCTTCGCACCGTAAGGCAGGTCAGGCAAAGACTCTGGCAGGTATGCCGGGATGCCCTGGACATGGAGCTCATTCACCGCAACCCGGCGGAGCCGGTGAAGATCAAGGCCCCCCGTGACCAGGCCAAGACCAAAGCTGGGAGGGCTCTCGAGCTCCATGAGGTGCAAGCTCTGCTCAGCGCCCTGGACGCTCACAGTGACCCCAGAACCGCCCTCTCGTTGCGCCTGATGCTGGCCTGTGGGTTGCGTTTGGGCGAGGCCCTGGGCTTGCAGTGGCAGGATGTAGACCTCGAGGCCGGGGTGCTCAGGGTGTCCAGGGCCTACAGCGCAAACCGCATCACCCTACCCAAGACCCACACAAGCGCTCGGACTGTACCAATCCCCAGGGCCACGCTGGAGCGGCTGAGGGCCTACCGGGACTGGTGGAGGGAGAGGCTGGGAGAGTACCCCCCGACTGGGATGTGGGTCTTCCCTGGGGATGACCCCAGCAAGCCCCTGGACTACCGGGCCCCTGCTCACCTGCTGACCAGGGTTACGAAAAAACTAGGAATCCCCCACGTCAGAGTGCATGACCTCCGGCACAGCTACGGTTCCCACCTGCTGGCTAATGGCGCACCCCTCGAGCTGGTATCCGAGCGGATGGGCCACGCCAACCCGAACATCACCCTGGGGGTGTACCGGCATCTGCTCCAGCATGAGCGACAGGGCTTTGTGATTGACCCAGAAGACCTGCTCCAACCCAGGGCGCAAGCCTGA
- a CDS encoding cbb3-type cytochrome c oxidase subunit I, which produces MAVATPQSQTAARLGFWAAVWDLLTTSDHKKVGMIYLVTSFVAFGLSGLMAVAIRWQLASPEQQFLVGEAYNQVLTLHGATMLFFFIIPAGLAGFGNFILPLMLGERDVALPRINAFAAWLFVFSAVLIYTSLFFGGAPDVGWTFYYPFSRTTGLGTDFFMMGVLLVGLSSLLGSANFAATVYNLRAKGMGLWKMPIFVWGIFATSMLSLFALAGITAASLTVLLSRKLGLSLFDPGIGGDPVLFQQFFWFYSHPAVYIMLLPYLGIAAEVASTFARKPVFGYRFMVFALVGIAVVGFLVWAHHMFTVGESLLFQLVFVFFTVLVAVPTGVKIFNLLGTLWGGQLDFKTPLLFVMGFMFNFLLGGITGVMLAVVPFDYQVQDSYFVVAHFHNVLMAGSGFLAFAGLYYWWPKITGRMYPEFWGKAHFWLFLVGYLITFMPQYVLGFLGMPRRYYTYPDGLYLWNELNFASTVGAVILALGGIAWLIAMIQSFRQNVKAPDNPWGGYTLEWATSSPPPSYNFAVQFPTVFKSERPLYDWEKEGLKPTPVDPATIHLPAPTVWPFMTAVGLLITSIGVSLAPNLGNAAVGGVAGWGGWLAVGLVLFIYSLFQWALRKEYDHPVVHHTVTGKSNAWVGMAWFIVSEIALFGILIAGYLYLRLTGAAVPPEEHRPALWLALLNTFFLVASSFTVHYAHHDLRTNKFSPFKLGMLISILLGVVFFLFQIWEFAVASGHYVEALNAAGQSEAAQKAALWFTAFFLIVGLHGAHVVIGGTGLTLAYAQGLAGKIDSHEQGTLEGSSMYWHLVDAVWLFIVTIFYIW; this is translated from the coding sequence TGGGCTTTCCGGCCTGATGGCGGTGGCCATCCGCTGGCAGTTGGCAAGCCCCGAGCAGCAATTCCTGGTAGGCGAGGCCTACAACCAGGTGCTCACCCTGCACGGCGCTACCATGCTCTTCTTTTTCATCATCCCGGCAGGGCTGGCGGGTTTTGGGAACTTCATTCTGCCCTTGATGCTGGGTGAGCGGGACGTGGCCCTGCCGCGCATTAACGCCTTTGCGGCCTGGCTATTCGTGTTCTCGGCGGTGCTCATCTACACCTCGCTGTTCTTTGGCGGCGCGCCGGATGTGGGCTGGACCTTCTACTACCCCTTCTCGCGCACCACCGGCCTGGGCACCGATTTCTTCATGATGGGCGTGTTGCTGGTAGGGTTGTCGAGCCTCTTGGGTTCGGCCAACTTCGCAGCTACGGTCTACAACCTGCGGGCCAAGGGGATGGGCCTGTGGAAGATGCCCATCTTCGTGTGGGGTATCTTCGCTACCTCCATGCTTTCCCTCTTCGCCCTGGCCGGCATCACCGCGGCCAGCCTGACCGTGCTGCTCTCCCGTAAGCTGGGTCTGAGCCTCTTCGACCCTGGCATCGGCGGTGACCCGGTGCTCTTCCAGCAGTTCTTCTGGTTCTACTCCCACCCGGCGGTGTACATCATGCTGCTGCCCTACCTGGGCATCGCCGCCGAGGTGGCCTCGACCTTCGCGCGCAAGCCGGTCTTCGGTTACCGCTTTATGGTGTTTGCGCTGGTGGGCATCGCGGTGGTGGGCTTTCTGGTCTGGGCGCACCACATGTTCACGGTGGGCGAGAGCCTCTTGTTCCAGCTGGTCTTCGTGTTCTTCACCGTGCTGGTGGCGGTGCCTACCGGGGTAAAGATCTTCAACCTGCTGGGTACGTTGTGGGGCGGGCAGCTCGACTTCAAGACCCCCCTGCTTTTTGTGATGGGCTTCATGTTCAACTTCCTGCTGGGGGGGATTACCGGGGTCATGCTGGCGGTGGTGCCCTTCGACTACCAGGTGCAGGACAGCTACTTCGTGGTGGCCCACTTCCACAACGTCTTGATGGCTGGCTCGGGCTTCCTGGCCTTTGCTGGGCTGTACTACTGGTGGCCCAAGATTACCGGGCGCATGTACCCCGAGTTCTGGGGTAAGGCGCACTTCTGGCTCTTCTTGGTGGGCTATCTGATTACCTTCATGCCCCAGTACGTGCTGGGCTTCCTGGGGATGCCCCGCCGCTACTACACCTACCCCGACGGGCTGTACCTGTGGAACGAGCTCAACTTCGCCTCTACCGTTGGCGCCGTGATTCTGGCCCTGGGCGGCATTGCCTGGCTCATCGCCATGATTCAGAGCTTCCGCCAGAACGTGAAGGCCCCCGACAACCCCTGGGGGGGGTATACCCTCGAGTGGGCCACCTCCTCACCGCCGCCCTCGTATAACTTTGCCGTGCAGTTCCCCACTGTCTTCAAGTCCGAGCGGCCTCTCTACGACTGGGAAAAAGAGGGCCTCAAGCCGACCCCGGTAGACCCGGCCACCATCCACCTGCCGGCCCCTACCGTCTGGCCGTTCATGACCGCGGTGGGGCTACTGATTACCAGCATTGGGGTTTCGCTGGCTCCCAACCTGGGCAATGCCGCGGTGGGCGGCGTTGCGGGCTGGGGTGGCTGGCTGGCGGTGGGCCTGGTGCTCTTTATTTACAGCCTCTTCCAGTGGGCGCTGCGTAAAGAGTACGACCACCCGGTGGTGCACCACACCGTCACCGGCAAGTCCAACGCCTGGGTGGGGATGGCCTGGTTCATCGTCTCGGAAATTGCCCTCTTCGGCATTCTGATTGCGGGCTACCTGTATCTGCGCCTTACCGGTGCAGCGGTGCCGCCCGAGGAACACCGCCCGGCCTTGTGGCTGGCCTTGCTCAACACCTTCTTCCTGGTCGCCAGCTCGTTCACCGTTCACTACGCCCACCACGACCTGCGCACCAACAAGTTCTCGCCCTTCAAGCTGGGGATGCTCATCAGCATTCTGCTGGGTGTGGTCTTCTTCCTCTTCCAGATCTGGGAGTTTGCCGTTGCCTCGGGGCACTACGTGGAAGCCCTGAACGCTGCCGGCCAGTCGGAAGCGGCCCAGAAGGCGGCCCTGTGGTTCACCGCTTTCTTCCTGATTGTGGGTCTGCACGGGGCGCACGTAGTGATTGGCGGTACGGGCCTCACCCTGGCTTACGCCCAAGGCTTGGCGGGCAAGATTGATAGCCACGAGCAGGGCACCCTCGAGGGCTCCTCGATGTACTGGCACCTGGTGGACGCAGTCTGGTTGTTTATCGTGACCATCTTCTACATCTGGTAG